The segment CGCTGGCCCTTGCCGATCGGAGTCGTCAAGTCCATCACACGGGTACAATACTCCTCTCGGTCGAATTCGAGATTGAGTCTCTCCTCTGGATATAACGGGGTGAGGTTATCAAACAGGATCTTATCCCGCGCGATCTCGGGGTCTTCATAGTTGACCTTTTCAACCTTGAGCAAAGCAAAATACCGTTCGCTCTCTTTCGGCGGACGGATCTGCCCCGATACGATGTCACCCGTGCGCAGGTTGAACCGACGAATCTGCGAGGGTGAAATGTAAATGTCGTCGGGACCCGGCAGGTAATTGGAATCTGGCGCCCGCAAGAAGCCGAATCCGTCTGGAAGGGTTTCCAGAACTCCCTCTCCAAAAACCACGCCGTTTTTTTCGGTCTGAGCCTGGAGAATCGCAAAGATCAACTCCTGCTTCCTCAAATTGGCAGCCCCCTCGATCTTCAGCTCACGGGCTACATCGTTGAGATCCGCGATTGACTTCTGTTTCAATTCTGCAAGATGCATCACTTCCCCCCTAGCTACTGACATACGACTCCTCTTGAGCCATGGTGTTGATACTCTCCGAAATACACTCAAACTGATTGGTCATGCGAAACGTGTCTTTATCTTGGCGACGAGCCTTAGGTTTTGGTCTGTTGGGTTGGGATAACTTGTGGAAGTTCTTTGTCTGATTTTGTGTAGGGAAATAGCGTTGTCTTTTATCCCCCGATGTTCACTGCCCACGCGAGATCTTTGGTCGGCCTTCTGATCACTTGGCTCGCATGCTGCTAGACTTGATTCGAGACAGGTTCCGGAGTTGAAATTCTTCGCTGGAGAGAATCAATCGCCTGAATGCTGGAGTGATAATACTCACGCAGGGTTCTGTTGTCAACTAGCATCTAGAATTTAGTTCTGTCTGCTCATGAGGAATAATTTATCCTGATTCACGGGTTGTTCCCTGAATTTAAAGTGTGTTACACAGTATCAACTATATACGGCGAGTACGACATGGCACGTGACGAAAACGAAACCAGCCCGGGCCGCGTGTTTTCCCTCCTCGAAGCTAATCAGCTCATCCCTCAGCTCCAGTCGCATCTGTCAACCGTCCGAGAAGGTAAAACCGTCCTTATCCGAACCCGCGAGGAGGTGAGCAAAGCATCGGCCAATGCATGTTTCGGAGGTGGGACACCGGCTGGCGTTTCCTACGTGAAATGCCTCCAGGGCATCAGCGCCAACCTCCATGCCATCCATGAGTTGGGAGTTGTTGTAAAGGACATCGATCTTGGGCTATGCGACTTCCCGCATATCCGTGATGGTCGAGTCGTCTACTTGTGCTGGAAACTTGGCGAGAAAGAAATCCGCTGGTGGCACGAAGTCACATCCGGATACAACGATCGTTGTCCTATCGAAGAAGATCCCGCCTAAGTATTCCTCAAGAGGGTTCAGAAAGCAGCCCCCTGGGCGGCACAGCAGGTTACGGCATGAAGTTCGTCATTATCGGGTACGACAGCCCAGAGGGGGAAGCCAGACGGAAAATCCATCGGACCGCCCACTTAGCGAACCTCGAACCGCTGGATAGGCAAGGGCGAGTCGTCCTCGCAGGCCCTCTTACGGATAAAGCCGGAAGCCTTCTGGTGCTAGAGTTTGAGACGCGAGAGGAGGCTGAAAACTTCATCAACCATGACCCCTATACGGTTTATGGTGTCTTTGAACGAGTTGAAATTCACCCGTTTCTTCAGGTTTTCCCCAAATCGCCCTCATAAGGTCCGTTCACTCATTCTCCAGATTTGGCCTCCTCTTTCGCAGCATTGTCCCATGCTAAACCGAGCGGTATAGTTCTCCTATGAATTTTCGGCGTGTACTACAGATTGTTTTCGTCGTCGCCTCATTTATCATGTATCAGCCTGCATGGGCTTCGGAAACCACGGTAGTGACTGAGGGACGTTATGTGATGGGAGATAGCGACACCCTCACAATAGCTGAGGAACGAGTCCTTCGGCTGGCTCAGCGCAGAGCGATTGAAGAGGCCGGACTGTATATCGAGTCCACATTTCAAGACATAGAAAAGGCCTCTTCCGGCAAGAGCTTCCAGTCCAGTTCATCGGAGATCCGGACGATTGCTGCCGCGATCACAAAAACCGAAATCCTGGAATCACGGTGTTCCTTCGACAATGACCGACTAAGTTTCTATATCCGTATCCGTGCAGCCGTCGACCTCGACAATCTTCAAGCCGCAGTTCGACGATGGCAATCCGAGAAGCGATTTGCGGAACATTTTCGTCGGCTTCAGAGCGAGAATGCAGAACTCAAGACCCAGCTCCGTAAGCTACGAGCTACTCCTACCGGCGTGCAAACACTCACCATTGAGCCGCTGAGTCATACAAAAGATCGCGAACAGGCTCGGATATTGGTC is part of the Nitrospira sp. genome and harbors:
- a CDS encoding DUF2203 domain-containing protein, producing the protein MARDENETSPGRVFSLLEANQLIPQLQSHLSTVREGKTVLIRTREEVSKASANACFGGGTPAGVSYVKCLQGISANLHAIHELGVVVKDIDLGLCDFPHIRDGRVVYLCWKLGEKEIRWWHEVTSGYNDRCPIEEDPA
- a CDS encoding YciI family protein, which gives rise to MKFVIIGYDSPEGEARRKIHRTAHLANLEPLDRQGRVVLAGPLTDKAGSLLVLEFETREEAENFINHDPYTVYGVFERVEIHPFLQVFPKSPS